The Streptomyces sp. NBC_00286 nucleotide sequence CGGCCGGGGAGACGGACTCGTACGCGGCCTGCAGAGCGTCCACCTTCGGGACGACCAGGTAGTCGGCGAACTCGGGGGCGTCCGCGGTCAGGACGCGGGTCGCGCCGTGCTCGGCCAGCGCGGCGGCGGTGTCGGCGGCGCCCGCGCCAAGCGCGACGGCGACCGGCTCGCCGATGCGGCGGGCCAGGGTCAGCAGCTCCAGGGTGGGCTTGCGGACGGCACCGTCCACGTGGTCGACGTAGACGAGGACTTCAGCCATGGGACTTCTTCTCTCCTGCTTGCGAAGTGTGCGGGGCGGTAAGCGACTTGGGCCTTAGATGAACTTCTGGCCCGCGAGGAACTCAGCGAGCTGCTTGCCGCCCTCGCCCTCGTCCTTGACGATCGTGCCGGCCGTGCGCGCCGGGCGCTCCGCGGCGGAGTCAACGACCGTGTAGGCGCCCTCCAGACCGACCTCCTCGGCCTCGATGTCGAGGTCGGACAGGTCCCAGGAGGTCACCGGCTTCTTCTTGGCGGCCATGATGCCCTTGAAGGAGGGGTAGCGCGCCTCGCCCGACTGGTCGGTGACCGACACGACCGCCGGCAGGGAGGCCTCGAGCTGCTCGGAGGCGGAGTCGCCGTCGCGGCGGCCCTTGACCGTGCCGTCCTCGACGGAGACCTCGGAGAGCAGGGTGACCTGCGGGACGCCCAGGCGCTCGGCGACCAGCGCCGGTACGACACCCATGGTGCCGTCGGTGGACGCCATGCCGGAGATCACCAGGTCGTAGCCGGCCTTCTCGATGGCCTTGGCCAGCACCAGGGAGGTGCCGATGGCGTCCGTGCCGTGCAGGTCGTCGTCCTCGACGTGGATGGCCTTGTCGGCGCCCATGGACAGCGCCTTGCGCAGCGCGTCCTTGGCGTCCTCGGGGCCGATGGTCAGGACGGTGATCTCCGCGTCGTCGGCGTCCTCGGCGATCTGCAGTGCCTGCTCGACCGCGTACTCGTCGAGCTCCGAGAGCAGACCGTCCACGTCGTCGCGATC carries:
- a CDS encoding electron transfer flavoprotein subunit beta/FixA family protein; this encodes MSLRIVVTVKYVPDATGDRHFADDLTVDRDDVDGLLSELDEYAVEQALQIAEDADDAEITVLTIGPEDAKDALRKALSMGADKAIHVEDDDLHGTDAIGTSLVLAKAIEKAGYDLVISGMASTDGTMGVVPALVAERLGVPQVTLLSEVSVEDGTVKGRRDGDSASEQLEASLPAVVSVTDQSGEARYPSFKGIMAAKKKPVTSWDLSDLDIEAEEVGLEGAYTVVDSAAERPARTAGTIVKDEGEGGKQLAEFLAGQKFI